The Methanoregula boonei 6A8 genome has a window encoding:
- a CDS encoding DUF169 domain-containing protein, whose amino-acid sequence MSSEKIAVNYHEASESLKKILNLKGSPVAIRFAPTKADIPAGIPALDKTIRHCSMVNMARMEQKIFYATADRHDCNGGAWSLGLKEITPTLKNGEFYFKLGKFDSDAACKRTIERIPHLETGETYATLYAPLETTPFSPQVIVIVTTPRNMLKLAQSSLFRLGGRICAEFAGIQSVCADATAYPFLSGRPNFSLGCDGSRRFSGIGDDELVMGFPAEMLPELVTALPIVTGAAGSK is encoded by the coding sequence ATGAGTTCCGAGAAAATAGCAGTTAATTACCACGAGGCTTCGGAGTCGCTTAAGAAGATCCTGAACCTGAAGGGATCGCCGGTTGCCATCCGGTTTGCACCCACCAAAGCCGATATCCCGGCCGGGATCCCGGCGCTGGACAAGACCATCCGGCACTGTTCCATGGTAAACATGGCCCGTATGGAGCAGAAGATCTTCTATGCCACCGCTGACCGGCATGACTGTAACGGGGGGGCGTGGTCCCTGGGATTAAAGGAGATCACGCCGACCCTTAAGAACGGTGAATTCTATTTTAAACTGGGTAAATTTGACAGTGATGCTGCCTGCAAGCGAACGATAGAGCGGATCCCGCACCTGGAGACCGGTGAGACCTATGCCACGCTCTATGCGCCGCTGGAAACAACGCCGTTTTCCCCGCAGGTGATCGTGATCGTGACAACGCCCCGGAACATGCTCAAGCTTGCGCAGAGCAGCCTTTTCCGTCTCGGGGGGCGGATCTGTGCAGAATTTGCCGGTATCCAGTCGGTCTGTGCAGATGCAACCGCATACCCATTTCTCTCGGGCCGGCCGAACTTCTCGCTGGGCTGCGACGGGTCCCGACGGTTCTCCGGCATCGGCGATGACGAACTGGTGATGGGATTCCCGGCCGAGATGCTGCCGGAGCTCGTCACCGCGCTGCCCATCGTTACCGGGGCTGCCGGTTCAAAATAA
- the mcrD gene encoding methyl-coenzyme M reductase operon protein D, with amino-acid sequence MTEATFPQCRIVTERLLNPETTELLLNRLVDIPGIRRMVLNGPRLPAIVTYGPAKGMPNPHSMRRAIHVGDQDMDLQVHVGTVLLEVESRDVIPALKAACEEVFTHFAFRIQEGKYMKTEPSLVDYCKYGPDADKSVLGLADPSSKSRPTIIQGIK; translated from the coding sequence ATGACAGAAGCCACGTTCCCCCAGTGCCGGATCGTTACAGAACGGCTGCTTAATCCCGAGACTACCGAGCTCCTGCTTAACAGGCTGGTCGATATCCCCGGTATCCGGCGCATGGTCCTTAACGGACCCCGCCTCCCGGCTATCGTTACGTATGGCCCTGCAAAAGGAATGCCCAATCCTCATTCGATGAGGAGAGCAATCCACGTAGGCGACCAGGATATGGATCTCCAGGTTCATGTAGGCACGGTGCTTCTCGAGGTGGAGAGCCGCGATGTTATCCCGGCACTGAAGGCCGCATGCGAAGAGGTCTTTACCCATTTTGCCTTCCGTATTCAGGAAGGGAAATACATGAAGACCGAGCCCTCGCTTGTAGATTACTGCAAGTACGGGCCGGATGCGGATAAATCAGTCCTCGGGCTTGCTGATCCAAGCAGCAAGTCCAGGCCCACTATCATTCAGGGAATCAAATAA
- a CDS encoding hydrogenase iron-sulfur subunit: MSAPGDFPIPKRGPGFWQPKILGMVCNWCSYAGADLAGGGRIQYPPDVRIIRVMCTGRFDALFVLKAFADGADGVLISGCHFGDCHYLEGNYKAAKRMFMVKRLMKSIGLDDRRFRMTFVSASEGAKWGKVITDVVKTINELGPSPITENQQ, translated from the coding sequence ATGTCTGCACCAGGAGATTTCCCTATCCCCAAGCGTGGGCCCGGTTTCTGGCAGCCCAAGATCCTCGGCATGGTCTGTAACTGGTGCTCCTATGCAGGAGCAGATCTTGCCGGTGGGGGGCGTATCCAGTACCCGCCCGATGTACGTATCATCCGTGTGATGTGCACTGGACGGTTCGATGCACTCTTTGTCCTCAAGGCATTTGCCGATGGGGCAGACGGTGTTCTCATATCCGGATGCCACTTCGGGGACTGCCACTACCTTGAAGGCAACTACAAGGCAGCAAAGAGAATGTTCATGGTCAAGAGGCTGATGAAGAGCATCGGCCTTGACGACCGCCGGTTCCGTATGACCTTTGTCTCTGCATCGGAAGGTGCAAAATGGGGAAAGGTTATCACCGACGTCGTAAAGACGATCAATGAGCTCGGTCCGAGCCCGATTACGGAAAACCAGCAATAA
- a CDS encoding VOC family protein yields MPNLTHFMIPADDVDRAKRFYAALLNWKIDPVVPSRDPGGIAAMQYHEITTGPVEPGALNTGGLYKRHQKEPILSFVRVEDIEGVVSKVEMLGGKIMMPVSEIPGVGLTAMILDTEGNLIGIWTPIE; encoded by the coding sequence ATGCCAAACCTCACGCACTTCATGATCCCGGCTGACGATGTGGACCGGGCAAAACGGTTCTACGCCGCCCTCCTGAACTGGAAGATCGACCCGGTTGTTCCCTCTCGTGACCCCGGCGGGATAGCCGCGATGCAGTACCATGAGATAACGACCGGCCCGGTGGAGCCCGGTGCCCTCAACACCGGAGGGTTGTACAAACGGCACCAGAAGGAACCGATCCTCTCGTTTGTCAGGGTTGAGGATATCGAAGGCGTTGTCTCGAAGGTGGAGATGCTGGGCGGGAAGATCATGATGCCGGTATCCGAGATCCCGGGTGTTGGGCTGACCGCGATGATCCTCGATACCGAAGGGAACCTGATTGGTATCTGGACGCCGATTGAATAA
- the mcrG gene encoding coenzyme-B sulfoethylthiotransferase subunit gamma → MAYKPQYCPGQTQVAENRRKQLDPNHKLEKIRDVTDKDLVLIMGHRAPGSAYRAVHPPLSEQQEPACPIRKIVTPTDGAKAGDRVRYIQFSDSMYNAPCQPYQRSWLESYRYRGIDPGTLSGRQIIECRERDLEKYAKELVNTELFDPALTGVRGCTVHGHSLRLDENGLMFDMLQRCILDKKSGVIKYVKDQVGVPLDSEVKVGKAQDEKWLKSHTTMYHSLVGTGFRDDAEYVEYIQRIHALRVKYGFMPKE, encoded by the coding sequence ATGGCATACAAACCCCAGTATTGTCCCGGCCAGACGCAGGTCGCCGAGAACCGGCGCAAGCAGCTGGACCCCAACCACAAGCTGGAAAAGATTCGCGATGTAACCGACAAGGACCTCGTCCTTATCATGGGACACCGTGCACCCGGCTCAGCCTACAGGGCTGTCCACCCGCCCCTGTCCGAGCAGCAGGAACCTGCCTGCCCGATCCGCAAGATCGTGACCCCGACCGACGGCGCAAAGGCCGGCGACCGCGTCCGCTACATCCAGTTCTCCGACTCGATGTACAACGCACCCTGCCAGCCGTACCAGAGGTCCTGGCTCGAGTCCTACCGCTACCGTGGTATCGACCCGGGTACCCTTTCCGGCCGTCAGATCATCGAGTGCCGTGAGAGAGACCTTGAGAAGTACGCAAAAGAACTCGTCAACACCGAGCTCTTCGACCCGGCACTTACCGGCGTCCGCGGCTGCACCGTGCACGGGCACTCCCTCCGTCTCGATGAGAACGGACTCATGTTCGATATGCTCCAGCGCTGCATCCTCGACAAGAAGAGCGGCGTGATCAAGTACGTCAAGGACCAGGTCGGCGTTCCCCTTGACTCCGAAGTCAAGGTCGGCAAGGCACAGGACGAGAAGTGGCTCAAGAGCCACACCACGATGTACCACTCGCTTGTCGGTACCGGCTTCCGCGACGATGCGGAGTATGTTGAATACATTCAGCGCATCCACGCGCTGAGGGTAAAATACGGCTTCATGCCAAAGGAGTGA
- the mcrC gene encoding methyl-coenzyme M reductase I operon protein C has translation MPIGRVTQVVDCREAMGMGKGGGLAQRGTISECRYPDVIVVGMSPGRRHVTKPVCDITSGLRQQGVEYSISTLVLNAGSGVPPDAPNIAGGVIGAYFGLTDKEIVQIERHKVAILHHGNVRSHVVAKVRYVLEACDVKAIVVSQSPIDYEDLAKEGVKTAMVMPPADKIRTKGTVMAIISGVTRGQTPTREKMAEVISSVMRIVKKKEPTLE, from the coding sequence ATGCCGATAGGACGCGTAACCCAGGTTGTTGACTGCCGCGAGGCGATGGGCATGGGAAAAGGAGGCGGGCTCGCCCAGAGGGGCACCATCTCCGAATGCCGGTACCCGGACGTGATCGTGGTCGGGATGTCCCCAGGACGCCGCCACGTCACCAAGCCGGTGTGCGACATCACCTCGGGGCTGCGGCAGCAGGGCGTCGAATACAGTATCAGCACGCTCGTGCTGAACGCCGGCAGTGGCGTCCCCCCGGACGCCCCCAATATTGCCGGCGGGGTTATCGGCGCATATTTTGGGCTTACCGATAAGGAAATTGTGCAGATTGAGAGACACAAGGTTGCCATACTTCACCATGGGAACGTCCGATCCCATGTTGTCGCCAAGGTCCGATACGTTCTTGAGGCCTGTGACGTGAAGGCGATTGTCGTTTCCCAGTCCCCGATTGATTACGAGGATCTCGCAAAAGAGGGCGTGAAGACTGCGATGGTCATGCCGCCGGCCGACAAGATCCGTACCAAAGGTACGGTGATGGCGATCATCAGCGGCGTAACCCGGGGTCAGACCCCGACGCGAGAGAAAATGGCGGAAGTCATTTCATCGGTCATGAGAATCGTGAAAAAGAAGGAACCAACATTGGAGTGA
- a CDS encoding HD domain-containing protein, whose product MTLLDEVNTLVNKTYNSIAVPNIIESKVVHFAKTGTHQFENYEIAIIDTPIVQRLRYISQLGLAYSVFPTARHTRFEHSLGVSIMVDKMFKSLEENHQLEHIRDRNIRKNNYIELRIAGLLHDIGHGPFSHVSEIIMSEYEPIEKEAIKEGCKPHELLAYKMLQTEKFQNFFAELNKHYKIDISPSNIANYIIGKVDNPKDDQYLADLINGQCDADKLDYIARDSNFTGVKLALGIDRLLLSLGVDKISCFDGMKRKLIVNEKGLMPLEQILIAKIMLNYSIYLHQKVRAIDYMIIPLLRKIVREKKEISGHTIKSPLDFLLIDDYDILNFASSDTETSNLCKSIKMRKIFKRSLVISPKTIDRKRTDNFQDLFLDLIKYSEKPQDMLNLNQNLIERIGENCTQFDVAIDLPKTPKLGELDQKIIKLHDGFVAVSEDIKTGWLESYLANKWKGHIFSNEKYRQRAQDKGIELFEEEFGLKFNEFATKDAKITFEYKKDSRDLSDFGIGL is encoded by the coding sequence ATGACTTTACTTGATGAAGTCAATACATTAGTAAATAAGACCTATAACTCCATTGCAGTTCCAAACATTATAGAATCCAAAGTGGTTCATTTTGCAAAAACGGGAACACATCAATTCGAAAATTACGAAATCGCGATAATCGATACACCAATTGTACAACGATTGAGATATATTTCACAATTGGGATTAGCTTACAGCGTATTCCCAACAGCGCGCCATACTCGATTTGAACATTCTTTAGGCGTATCAATAATGGTAGATAAAATGTTCAAATCACTTGAAGAGAATCATCAATTAGAGCATATACGAGATCGCAATATTAGGAAAAACAATTATATTGAACTCCGAATTGCGGGGTTATTACATGATATTGGGCATGGTCCATTCTCCCATGTTTCTGAGATAATAATGAGCGAATATGAACCGATAGAGAAAGAAGCAATTAAAGAAGGTTGCAAACCACACGAATTATTAGCATATAAAATGTTACAGACCGAAAAATTTCAAAATTTTTTTGCGGAATTAAACAAACATTACAAAATTGATATCTCACCAAGTAATATTGCAAATTATATCATTGGAAAAGTAGATAATCCAAAGGATGATCAATATTTGGCGGATTTAATTAACGGCCAATGTGACGCAGATAAATTAGATTACATTGCAAGAGATAGTAACTTTACAGGGGTTAAATTAGCCCTTGGAATAGATCGTTTATTACTGTCGTTAGGGGTAGACAAAATTTCTTGTTTTGATGGTATGAAAAGAAAATTAATCGTAAACGAAAAAGGGCTGATGCCATTAGAACAAATTCTAATTGCAAAAATTATGTTAAATTATTCAATATATCTTCATCAAAAAGTTCGGGCTATTGACTATATGATCATTCCCTTATTACGGAAAATTGTTAGAGAGAAAAAGGAAATTTCTGGCCATACTATAAAATCACCATTAGATTTTTTGTTAATTGATGATTATGACATTTTGAATTTTGCATCAAGCGATACTGAAACTTCAAATTTATGTAAATCTATCAAAATGAGAAAAATTTTTAAACGGTCTCTGGTAATATCTCCCAAAACGATTGATAGAAAAAGAACAGATAATTTCCAAGATCTATTTTTAGATTTGATAAAATATTCCGAAAAGCCGCAAGATATGTTAAATTTAAACCAAAATTTGATTGAAAGAATAGGAGAGAATTGTACTCAGTTTGATGTTGCAATAGATTTACCAAAAACTCCAAAATTGGGGGAGTTAGATCAAAAAATAATAAAACTTCATGATGGCTTTGTCGCTGTTAGCGAAGATATAAAAACTGGATGGTTAGAATCGTATCTTGCCAATAAATGGAAGGGCCATATTTTTTCTAATGAAAAATATCGACAACGTGCACAGGATAAAGGGATAGAACTGTTTGAAGAGGAGTTCGGTTTAAAATTTAACGAATTTGCAACAAAAGATGCAAAAATTACATTTGAATATAAAAAAGATTCACGCGATTTATCTGATTTTGGAATAGGATTGTAG
- the mcrA gene encoding coenzyme-B sulfoethylthiotransferase subunit alpha — protein sequence MAKAKIERTQKLFLKAMKEKFAEDPQATSTVFARAGLEQSPRKMEFLKEGQKVALDRGISMYDPKRCHCGGIPLGQRQLMTYEVSGTGVFVEGDDLHFVNNAAMQQMWDDIRRTIIVSLDLAHGTLQKRLGKEVTPETINEYLHVLNHAMPGAAVVQEHMVETHPALVDDCYVKIFTGDDEMADDIEPQFVLNLDKLFPAKQAAALKAAVGKSMWQAVHIPTTVSRTCDGGTTSRWSAMQIGMSFIGAYKMCAGEAAVSDLAFAAKHAGVIQMADILPARRARGPNEPGGIKFGHFGDMIQADRKYPNDPVKATLEVVGAGAMLFDQIWLGSYMSGGVGFTQYATAAYTDNILDDYCYYGLDYVKKNHGGLGKAKLTQEAVSDIASEVTLYGMEQYEQYPTALEDHFGGSQRASVLAAASGISASLGTFNSNAGLNAWYQSMLLHKEGWSRLGFFGYDLQDQCGSANCMSVRPDEGCLGELRGPNYPNYAMNVGHQGEYAAIASAAHYGRQDAWVLSPLMKITFADPSLKFDFSEPRREFARGAIREFMPAGERSLIIPAR from the coding sequence ATGGCAAAGGCAAAAATCGAGAGAACCCAGAAGCTCTTCCTGAAGGCAATGAAGGAGAAGTTTGCAGAAGACCCCCAGGCAACCTCAACCGTGTTTGCCCGTGCAGGTCTCGAGCAGTCCCCGCGCAAGATGGAGTTCTTAAAAGAAGGCCAGAAAGTCGCTCTGGACCGCGGCATCTCCATGTACGACCCCAAGCGCTGCCACTGCGGTGGTATCCCGCTCGGTCAGCGCCAGCTCATGACCTACGAGGTCAGCGGCACCGGCGTCTTTGTTGAGGGCGATGACCTTCACTTCGTCAACAACGCTGCCATGCAGCAGATGTGGGACGACATCCGCCGGACCATCATCGTCAGCCTTGACCTTGCTCACGGAACCCTCCAGAAGCGCCTGGGCAAGGAAGTTACCCCTGAAACCATTAACGAGTACCTCCACGTGCTCAACCATGCAATGCCCGGCGCAGCCGTCGTGCAGGAACACATGGTCGAGACCCACCCGGCACTCGTCGATGACTGCTACGTCAAGATCTTCACTGGCGACGACGAAATGGCCGACGACATCGAGCCCCAGTTCGTCTTAAACCTCGACAAGCTCTTCCCGGCAAAGCAGGCAGCAGCCCTCAAGGCAGCAGTCGGCAAGTCCATGTGGCAGGCTGTCCACATCCCGACCACGGTCTCCAGGACCTGCGATGGCGGAACGACCTCCCGGTGGTCCGCAATGCAGATCGGTATGTCCTTTATCGGTGCGTACAAGATGTGCGCCGGTGAGGCAGCAGTTTCCGACCTTGCATTCGCCGCAAAGCACGCCGGTGTCATCCAGATGGCAGACATCCTGCCGGCCCGCCGTGCCCGTGGCCCGAACGAGCCAGGTGGCATCAAGTTCGGTCACTTCGGTGACATGATCCAGGCCGACCGCAAGTACCCCAACGACCCCGTCAAGGCAACCCTTGAGGTCGTCGGTGCTGGTGCGATGCTCTTCGACCAGATCTGGCTGGGCAGCTACATGTCCGGCGGTGTCGGATTCACCCAGTATGCAACCGCTGCATACACCGACAACATCCTTGACGACTACTGCTACTACGGTCTTGACTATGTCAAGAAGAACCACGGCGGTCTCGGCAAGGCAAAACTGACCCAGGAAGCAGTCAGCGACATTGCATCCGAAGTCACGCTCTACGGTATGGAGCAGTACGAGCAGTACCCGACTGCACTCGAGGACCACTTCGGCGGTTCCCAGCGTGCATCCGTCCTTGCAGCAGCATCCGGTATCTCCGCCTCGCTTGGTACCTTCAACTCCAATGCAGGTCTCAATGCCTGGTATCAGTCCATGCTCCTGCACAAGGAAGGCTGGTCACGTCTCGGCTTCTTCGGCTACGACCTGCAGGACCAGTGCGGTTCCGCGAACTGTATGTCCGTCCGGCCCGACGAGGGCTGCCTGGGCGAACTCCGTGGCCCGAACTACCCGAACTACGCAATGAACGTCGGACACCAGGGAGAGTACGCAGCCATTGCATCCGCCGCCCACTACGGACGCCAGGACGCATGGGTACTGTCCCCGCTCATGAAGATCACCTTCGCCGACCCGTCGCTCAAGTTCGACTTCTCCGAGCCGCGCCGCGAGTTTGCACGTGGTGCAATCCGCGAGTTTATGCCCGCTGGCGAGCGCTCGCTGATCATCCCCGCAAGGTAA
- the mcrB gene encoding coenzyme-B sulfoethylthiotransferase subunit beta, protein MAKYKDTIDLYDDEGKLLKSNVTIDKISPLTNKGALELIDLTKRTVAVNLGGIEEALKTGKMGGKSNQILGRGLNYSIVKDADAISAKIKDMIQVTDGDNTKITKIGGGKMLLVEVPSSRINASATYDATSTSVASATTYALIDQYKVNMFDGSYVKGAVWGTYPQTMDMQGGNVVSILSIPQNNEGLGYALRNIPANHAVMMTHRNAMQGAALSATFEQAGEFEMGAAIGPFERAQLLLYAYQGLNANNIVYDLVKKNGKTGTIGTVVQSLVERAIEDKVIKAGKKGKSGYIFYDTKDPMLWNAYASAGTLAATMVNCGAGRFAQAVSATLLYFNDLLEHETGLPGSDFGRAMGVAVGFSFFSHSIYGGGGPGGFNGNHVVTRHAAGVGMPCIVAACALDAGTQMFGPEATSKVYQDTFGQIDAFKRPIQTIAKGV, encoded by the coding sequence ATGGCAAAATACAAGGATACGATTGACCTCTACGACGATGAGGGTAAGCTCTTAAAGAGCAACGTCACGATCGATAAGATCAGCCCGCTGACCAACAAGGGAGCGCTTGAGCTTATCGACCTCACCAAGAGGACCGTGGCAGTCAACCTCGGCGGTATCGAGGAAGCACTCAAGACCGGAAAGATGGGCGGCAAGTCCAACCAGATTCTCGGCCGTGGCCTGAACTACAGCATTGTCAAGGATGCCGACGCAATTTCAGCCAAGATCAAGGACATGATCCAGGTCACCGACGGTGACAACACCAAGATCACCAAGATCGGCGGCGGAAAGATGCTTCTCGTTGAAGTCCCGTCTTCACGTATCAACGCATCAGCAACCTACGATGCAACCTCGACCTCTGTGGCATCCGCAACCACCTACGCACTGATTGACCAGTACAAGGTCAACATGTTCGATGGTTCCTATGTCAAGGGTGCAGTCTGGGGTACCTACCCGCAGACCATGGACATGCAGGGCGGCAACGTCGTTTCTATCCTGTCCATCCCCCAGAACAACGAAGGTCTCGGCTATGCACTCCGTAACATCCCGGCCAACCACGCGGTCATGATGACCCACCGGAATGCAATGCAGGGTGCAGCACTTTCGGCTACCTTTGAGCAGGCCGGAGAGTTCGAGATGGGCGCAGCAATCGGCCCGTTCGAGCGTGCACAGCTCCTGCTCTACGCATACCAGGGCTTAAACGCAAACAACATCGTCTACGACCTCGTCAAGAAGAACGGCAAGACCGGTACCATCGGTACTGTCGTGCAGAGCCTCGTCGAGCGTGCCATTGAGGACAAGGTCATCAAGGCAGGCAAGAAGGGCAAGAGCGGCTATATCTTCTACGACACCAAGGACCCGATGCTGTGGAACGCCTACGCCTCGGCAGGTACCCTTGCCGCAACCATGGTCAACTGTGGTGCGGGACGGTTTGCCCAGGCAGTATCCGCAACCCTGCTCTACTTCAACGACCTGCTCGAGCACGAGACCGGCCTGCCCGGCTCTGACTTCGGCCGTGCAATGGGTGTAGCAGTCGGATTCTCATTCTTCAGCCACTCGATCTACGGCGGTGGCGGCCCCGGTGGATTCAACGGTAACCACGTCGTTACCCGTCACGCAGCCGGTGTCGGTATGCCCTGTATCGTCGCAGCATGCGCCCTTGATGCAGGCACCCAGATGTTTGGCCCCGAGGCCACATCCAAGGTCTACCAGGACACATTCGGTCAGATTGACGCGTTCAAGAGACCGATTCAGACCATCGCAAAGGGTGTATAA
- a CDS encoding TIGR04083 family peptide-modifying radical SAM enzyme, with protein sequence MKNPFHVMIIPTLGCPSKCKYCWSSEEGSPIMSVETVHEIVVWLQDIPRDRVTFTFHGGEPLLAGADFYRQALPLLADGLAQMHPEFAMQTNLWRMTPEIADALAAYRVPIGSSIDGPEAITDSQRGDGYYQKTMKGYGIAKAHGLDVRFICTFTNKSVKNKEEIFQFFLDKGFTLKLHPALPSIRSENPKEWALEPSEYGELLVYLLDQALDHMGEIEVMNINDLCRCVFVRRGSVCTYVDCMGSTFAIGPDGSIYPCYRFVGMPEYVMGNVADRPSLETLMESPAGKLMLAFKDYVDTACAECKHIKYCRGGCPYNAMAPTPGRIEGVDPHCTAYTRIFDEIGDRLNREMFAAPPMEMGGFGMPSVQKPAKKEKPGVMTLMRRNAMR encoded by the coding sequence ATGAAAAACCCGTTCCACGTGATGATCATCCCGACGCTGGGCTGCCCCTCGAAGTGCAAGTACTGCTGGAGTTCCGAGGAGGGATCGCCAATCATGAGCGTGGAGACGGTTCATGAGATCGTGGTATGGCTCCAGGATATCCCCCGGGATCGGGTAACCTTTACCTTCCACGGGGGGGAGCCGCTCCTTGCCGGGGCAGATTTTTACCGCCAGGCACTGCCTCTCCTCGCCGACGGCCTTGCCCAGATGCACCCGGAGTTTGCGATGCAGACCAATCTCTGGCGCATGACCCCGGAGATCGCTGATGCCCTCGCAGCTTACCGGGTGCCAATCGGGTCGAGCATCGACGGGCCCGAGGCGATCACCGATTCCCAGCGGGGGGACGGGTACTACCAGAAGACGATGAAGGGGTACGGGATCGCAAAGGCCCACGGTCTCGATGTGCGGTTCATCTGCACGTTCACGAACAAGTCGGTGAAGAATAAGGAAGAGATCTTCCAATTCTTCCTCGACAAGGGCTTCACCCTGAAGCTGCACCCGGCGCTTCCCTCGATCCGGTCGGAGAACCCGAAGGAGTGGGCGCTGGAACCTTCCGAGTACGGCGAACTCCTCGTGTACCTCCTCGACCAGGCGCTCGACCACATGGGTGAGATTGAGGTAATGAACATTAACGATCTCTGCCGGTGCGTTTTTGTCCGCCGGGGAAGCGTCTGCACGTACGTGGACTGCATGGGGAGCACGTTTGCCATCGGACCCGACGGAAGCATCTACCCCTGCTACCGGTTTGTCGGGATGCCGGAGTACGTGATGGGAAATGTTGCAGACCGCCCGTCTCTGGAAACCCTGATGGAATCTCCTGCGGGAAAACTGATGCTTGCGTTCAAGGACTACGTTGATACGGCCTGCGCAGAATGCAAACATATCAAGTACTGCCGGGGCGGGTGCCCGTACAACGCGATGGCCCCGACACCGGGCAGGATCGAGGGCGTGGACCCGCACTGCACGGCGTATACGCGGATATTCGACGAGATCGGCGACCGGCTCAACAGGGAGATGTTTGCCGCACCACCCATGGAGATGGGCGGATTCGGGATGCCATCCGTGCAGAAGCCGGCGAAAAAGGAAAAACCCGGCGTGATGACGCTGATGCGCAGGAACGCAATGCGGTAA
- a CDS encoding antibiotic biosynthesis monooxygenase gives MRRLAASSNEPVTVVRIHYVKAGCEPQFEAELRKYMGAFTSIPANLGITIFRPGEYHDGIYRLVYKFASRDALDAWHATPIYRAWLETEKTLTIAPPHTEELSGLETWFTLPGQNVLRPPTKARQAVVTWIAALPVSIIITLVTDPFLDNQPFLVQKVVFITLLVIILTWGVMPLATRLFARWLYSDSYPPMGSD, from the coding sequence GTGAGGAGACTGGCAGCATCTTCCAACGAACCGGTCACGGTAGTACGTATCCACTACGTAAAGGCAGGCTGCGAACCGCAGTTTGAAGCAGAACTCAGAAAATACATGGGCGCATTCACATCAATCCCGGCGAACCTCGGAATCACGATCTTCCGGCCGGGAGAGTATCATGACGGGATATACCGGCTGGTCTACAAGTTTGCGTCCCGGGATGCACTCGATGCATGGCATGCGACGCCGATATACCGTGCATGGCTGGAGACAGAAAAGACACTCACGATCGCCCCGCCCCATACAGAGGAACTCTCCGGCCTTGAGACCTGGTTTACGCTCCCCGGCCAGAACGTTCTCAGGCCGCCGACAAAGGCCCGCCAGGCCGTTGTCACCTGGATTGCCGCCCTGCCGGTCTCGATCATCATCACCCTTGTCACCGACCCGTTTCTCGATAACCAGCCATTCCTGGTCCAGAAAGTGGTTTTTATCACCCTCCTTGTGATCATCCTCACCTGGGGTGTAATGCCGCTTGCCACCCGGCTCTTTGCCCGCTGGCTCTATTCCGACAGCTACCCGCCTATGGGTTCGGACTGA